A region of the Chlamydia buteonis genome:
GCATTATCAGGGTCGATATTAGAAACAAAATAGACTTTCTTATCCGAAGGACAACAACCTTTTAAGGCACGATGCAAAGCTTTAGGACCAAGCTCCGAACCCCCTATACCAATCTGCACAATAGTAGTAAAAGCATCTCTATACTGACGTAAGAAATCTTTTAAACGTTGTGCTTCAATTTTAGATCTTAAAGCAATATCCTCCGCATTCTCTGTTAAAGGAATTTCCTTAACCCAAGCACGTGTTGCTGTGTGCAAGGCAGGGCGAGACTCACTGGGGAAATTATCAATATAGTTTACAACCTCCCCGCTTTGCATCGCCTGCATAGAAGACACAAGACCACGTTCAGAAGCTAAATCCGTCAATGCTGATAAAACACCTTCATCAACTCGTTCTGTAGCATAACTTAGGGTGAAACCTTCAATAGATAACGAAAATCTTTCTACACGCTCTTGTGAAATTATTCCAGGGGCAGTTAAATCTATAGGCGCGACAGCCAAATCTTGTAATATCTTTGTTGAGGGGCTATCCAAAAAGCCTTTTCTATCCATCGTCTACCTCATCCTAGCTTAAAATCTACCTAAATACCTATACTAAAAACTATACCAGCCGAAGTTAGATTTTATGACCTCAGCCCAGTTTTGCGATGCCATCCTTGAACAATTTACTCTTTTTCTATCAGTAGATCGCGGTCTTAGCTGCAATTCGATTTCCGCATATTGTCAGGACATTACCCTATTCCTAAAAATAAACGCCATTACATCAATTGCAGAAATCTCTCAAGACAGTGTGCATCTGTTTGTTCATCAGCTACATAAACGCAAAGAAGCTGAAGCTACTTTAGCACGTCGTCTGATCGCCTTAAAAGTATTTTTTCGATTTCTCAAAGAGGCGAAACTTCTTGAACACCCTCCTCTTATCGAACATCCTAAAATTTGGAAACGACTACCGACTGTACTCACACCAAAAGAAGTGGATACTCTTTTAGCGCTTCCTAAGCAAACTAAAACCTCCTCTATAATCTCTACTAGAGATACGGCTATTCTTCACACGCTATACTCTACAGGTATACGTGTATCTGAGCTCTGTGGTTTACATATAGGAGATGTTAGCGATGACTTTCTTCGCGTTACAGGAAAAGGTGCTAAAACACGACTTGTTCCCTTAGGGAAACTTGCGAGCGAAGCAATTGACGCCTATCTATGTCCTTTTCGAGAAAACCTCCAAAAAAAACAACCTGAGGAACACCACCTATTTCTCTCTATACGCGGACATAAACTCGAGCGTTCTTGCGTATGGAAAAGAATCCATTATTACGCAAAGCAATTCACCCATAAACGCGTCTCACCACACTCTCTAAGACATGCCTTTGCTACACATTTATTAGACAATAAGGCCGACCTCAGAGTAATTCAAGAAATGCTCGGTCATGCACGCATTGCCTCTACGGAAGTCTATACACATGTAGCAGCGGATACCCTAATGGAAAACTTTCTTTCCTATCATCCGAGAAATCTCTCCTAATCACATTGATAGAAAAACATACCGTTCTCTAGGTGAGAATAACAATCTTCATTTCCTTGTGATGTTCCAGTATATCCTCCATAAGTCTCAGGATAATAATATCCGTATTCATATGGATAGTAAAAGCTGTAGGGCACATGACCATTCTGCTCCCGGAACTGCAATCCTGCAACAGTAACTACTTTTACTAAGAATGCAGACCCTGATGCAAAGGAATTTCCCCCAAAAGCTGAAGAAAAACAAGCACTTAGGAAACATGCTAGGGCTAGAAGCTTTTTCTTCATAAACTTCCTCAAAAAAATCTAAAACTCTAGATTTTATTTTACTACGGATGGGAATTTAATGACGTGTCTATAAAGAAAAAGCATTGAAATGCCCAGGATAGGACTTGAACCTACATGCCGCGAAGCACTGGATCCTAAATCCAGCGTGTCTACCAATTTCACCACCTGGGCAGAAAAACACTCTATGATGACTAGCAGAATCATTTTGATTCCTCTGACTGTTTTTGTAAACAGAAAACCCTAGATTCTCGATTATTCTCTCTTATAGTCTAACCCTTTTATAATCAAACTTGCAGGAAAATTACGTTTTATATAATTTTCATCGCTTCTATTCCCCATAAATTACTCGTGCGAAAATTAGTATGAATACACCCCTGCCTTCAGCAGTCCCGTCTACCAATGTAACCCTAAAGGAAGACGCCACTTCTTCGTCCGCTGCCTCAACATCTTGCAGTATTTTAAAAACTGCAGCTGGCGACGTTGTACTTTCTATATTTTCTTCAGAAGGAGCAACACCAGCTTCGTTAAGTTCCCTCGCTACACTTGCTTTAGCACAAATTTCTGCGATTGCTAGCAACAATGCTAACCTATTTCAAGATTGTGCTCATAATGTTGTATTCTTATCTCCTGAAACAATTGAAGTTGAAATACAAATCGCCGAACTCCTACAAACTTTAGAAACGATAAATCTTCAAACAACTAGCGAAGAAAAAACGAGTTGTCAGAAACAAGAGCAGAACTTACTCCAAAAAGGATATGAACCTCAGAAAGTAGCACCAAGATCAGCAAAAGATATCCAAGGCTCATCTAAAACATTACAACAGCCCTCAAAAGCGTTTTCTGGACATGCTGCTGCAAAAACTTCCGATTCCCGATCTTGGGCAAACTCTTCAAAGATTCCACATACCTTAGAACAATTTACATCACGAGCTTCTCATTCTTCTACACCATCTCAGCAACCTCGAACAGAAAAAGATAGTGATCTCATTTCTTATCAATCTTACACTGCTTGCACCACAGAAAAAAAAGAACAACAGATCTTTACAACGAAATCTCAAGAGTCCAAACAAGACCGAGAAAACCGAGATCAAAAACAAGATCAACAACGTGACGGGCAGCATCAAGAAGAGAATAATCAAGAAAAACAGAAAGAAAAAAAATTCAAGTCGCAGTTTAACGTCGACAAAAGTAAAAAGACATCTTCTCAATTATCTATAGCGCAACTTCGGTATTTCGATGACGTACGTCAATCTCGAGAAATTAACATTGAGAAAGAAAAAACCTTTAAGAAAAAAGTACAATCTCCGATGTCGTTGTTTGCTTCAGCAACTCCTACTCAAGGGTATGCTCCCATTCAAACGCCAAAAATCGAAAACGTGTTCATACGTTTTATGAAACTGATGGCAAGGATCCTTGGACAGGCGGAAGCCGAGGCTCAAGAACTCTATCTTCGTGTTAAAGAACGTACAGATAATGTTGACACTTTAACTCTATTAATTTCTAAAATTAATTCTGAGAAAGGTGCCATTGATTGGAGAGATAACTCAGAAATGAAAGCTCTTGTTGACCAAGCTAGAAAACTCGATGTCACGATATCAGATACGTTACAATGGACTGAAGAAGAGAAAAAGCTTCTGAAAGAAAATATTCAGATGCGCAAAGAAAACATGGAGAAAATCACCCAACTCGAAAGAACAGACATGCAAAGGCATCTTCAAGAAGTCTCGCAATGTCACCAGGCACGCTCCAATGTATTGAAACTCCTCAAAGAACTCATGGATACCTTTATTTACAACTTGCGTCCGTAATGTCATATTTATCGTATTTATTAGAAAAAATAGCAGCCTCTAGCAAAGAAGATTTTCCTTTTCCTGATGATTTGGAAAGTTATCTTGCAGGATATTTCCCAAATCAAGATCTTCCTTTAGATACGTACCAAAAGCTATTCAAAATCTCTTCAGAAGAACTGGAACGTGTTTATAAAGAAGGCTATAACGCCTACTTAAATAGAGAATATCAAGTAAGTA
Encoded here:
- a CDS encoding site-specific tyrosine recombinase XerD, with the protein product MTSAQFCDAILEQFTLFLSVDRGLSCNSISAYCQDITLFLKINAITSIAEISQDSVHLFVHQLHKRKEAEATLARRLIALKVFFRFLKEAKLLEHPPLIEHPKIWKRLPTVLTPKEVDTLLALPKQTKTSSIISTRDTAILHTLYSTGIRVSELCGLHIGDVSDDFLRVTGKGAKTRLVPLGKLASEAIDAYLCPFRENLQKKQPEEHHLFLSIRGHKLERSCVWKRIHYYAKQFTHKRVSPHSLRHAFATHLLDNKADLRVIQEMLGHARIASTEVYTHVAADTLMENFLSYHPRNLS